From Penaeus vannamei isolate JL-2024 chromosome 12, ASM4276789v1, whole genome shotgun sequence, the proteins below share one genomic window:
- the LOC138863528 gene encoding putative uncharacterized protein FLJ46204, whose product MEVDPKLLHIVSIPIYVSIDLHIHTISYSHTKFINLHTRRPTHSHTLILTNFYIHTLSNSTFFHIHTPLYSTHPRILILIHLHIHTPTYLHTQHLPAPTYPHSHTPTHPHTLTPNTPTHPHTYTHPHTLTPNTPTHPHTLTPNTPTHLHTHTPNTPTHPHTLTPNTPTHTPHTLPHTQTAL is encoded by the coding sequence ATTTATGTATCTATAGACTTACACATTCATACGATATCATACTCACATACTAAATTCATAAATTTACATACTCGTCGacctacacattcacacactttaATACTTACAAACTTCTACATCCACACACTCTCAAACTCAACATTCTTTCACATCCACACACCCTTATACTCAACACACCCACGCATCCTCATTCTCATacacctacacatccacacacccacgtACCTTCATACTCAACACCTACCAGCACCCACGTACCCTCATTCTCACAcgcctacacatccacacaccctcacacccaacacacctacacaccctcacacctacacacatccacacaccctcacacccaacACACCTACTCatccacacaccctcacacccaacacacctacacacctacacacccacacacccaacacacctacacatccacacaccctcacacccaacacacctacacacactcctcacacacttccacacacccaAACAGCCTTATAA